The Ketogulonicigenium robustum genomic interval ACTGCATCAGCGATACCAACTGCGGCAACGGCGTTCGGTGGAGCATGACACGCGGCGATAATACAGGTGCTGGAGCGATTTTACAAAATAGCGCTAAGGTGGCAGCAGAAATGGCCGACAAGGGCTTGGGCATCGCGCTGTGTCCGCATTTTGCGGTCGCCAAAAAGCTGCGAACCGGCGCGCTGGTGGCCTTGTTTCCAGATTTTGACGGGCGCAAGCAAGCGTTCAATATTGTTTATCTGGGGGGCGAACCGTTCCCCCGACATTGCCGCGCTGATTGAATTTGCCGTGCAAGATGCCAAACGCAGCAAAATGTTCTAGCGCCGCCCACCCGAAGGCAGGCGGCGCTAGGTGCCGTTATTGTGCGGCGGGTGCGCGGTAGTCCAGCGGGGGTAGGCGGTCGCCGATCAGGGCCTCGTAGCTGAACGCGTCGCCGCGGGCGGCGTCGAATTCGGCTTTGGCCGCTTCCAATACCTCGGGCGATTGGAACAGTTCAATCGCCGTTGCAGCCAGCGTACGTGCGGCGAGGGCGGTGCCCTTGTGACCAATCGACATGCCGCCAGCGGCGACCGCTTGCCAGCTATGCGCAGGCGTGCCCTGCACATAGGTCGCGGTGCCCAAGCCGACGGTCGGGACGATCCAGCTGACATCGCCAACGTCGGTCGAATAGAACCCGACGTCGCCGAATTCATAGGCATCCACCGTGCCGACCGATGCGAAATCGCCCGGCGCGCGCAGGGTCTCGGCCAGTTCGGTTGCGAAGGCGGTTTCGTCCTCGGTCCAGCTGATGGCGGGTTGCGCGCGCAGGTTGCTGTCCATCACCTGACCCAACACGTCGTTCGGCAGAACGGAATAGACGCCGCTCATGCGCTCGATCTCGACGCGGGTGCCGGTTCCCATCGCGCCGCCCATTGCGGCTTGCTCGACGCGGTCGAAGACCTCGCCGACGATGCGCGGGTCTTGGTGGCGCACATAGAGGTAGAGTTCGGCAAAATCGGGCACCACGTTCGGGGCCGACCCGCCGTTCGAGATGACATAGTGGATCCGCGTGTCCTGTGGCACGTGTTCGCGCAGCATGTTTACCATATGCGTCGTCGCCTCGAGGCCGTCGAGCGCCGAGCGGCCTTGTTCGGGGGCTAGCGCGGCGTGGGCCGACTGGCCGTAAAAGCGGATTTTCGCGCTGACGTTCGACAGCGACCAGCCTTGCGATGCGCTGTTGCTGGACGCAGGGTGCCAGTGCAGGGCCACGTCGACATCATCGAACACGCCTTCGCGCGCCATATAGACCTTGCCCGAGCCGCCTTCTTCGGCGGGCGTGCCGTAAAGGCGCACTTGCCCGGGAATGCCTTCGTCTTCCAGCCACTGCGCCACGGCAATGGCCGCGGCGACCGAGCCTGCGCCGAACAGGTGGTGGCCGCAGGCATGGCCCGCAGTAATCCCCTCAACCGCCTGTTGATAGGGCACCGCATCTTGCGAGAAGCCGGGGAGGGCGTCCATTTCGGCCAAAATGGCGATAACCGGGCCATCGCCCGTGCCTTTGGATGCGACAAATCCGGTGGGCAGGCCGGCGATGCCGGTTTCAACGGTAAAGCCGTTGGCTTCCAATTCGCCGCTGAGGAGCGCGACGGTGCCTGTCTCGAGGTAGCCGAGTTCGGGGTTGGCCCAA includes:
- a CDS encoding LysR substrate-binding domain-containing protein; translation: MVDLKEHDCISDTNCGNGVRWSMTRGDNTGAGAILQNSAKVAAEMADKGLGIALCPHFAVAKKLRTGALVALFPDFDGRKQAFNIVYLGGEPFPRHCRAD
- a CDS encoding amidohydrolase, which gives rise to MTHRLALLGSAACLLMATDLAAAPLSDAQQAWLDAAITAYEPRMTEVAQTIWANPELGYLETGTVALLSGELEANGFTVETGIAGLPTGFVASKGTGDGPVIAILAEMDALPGFSQDAVPYQQAVEGITAGHACGHHLFGAGSVAAAIAVAQWLEDEGIPGQVRLYGTPAEEGGSGKVYMAREGVFDDVDVALHWHPASSNSASQGWSLSNVSAKIRFYGQSAHAALAPEQGRSALDGLEATTHMVNMLREHVPQDTRIHYVISNGGSAPNVVPDFAELYLYVRHQDPRIVGEVFDRVEQAAMGGAMGTGTRVEIERMSGVYSVLPNDVLGQVMDSNLRAQPAISWTEDETAFATELAETLRAPGDFASVGTVDAYEFGDVGFYSTDVGDVSWIVPTVGLGTATYVQGTPAHSWQAVAAGGMSIGHKGTALAARTLAATAIELFQSPEVLEAAKAEFDAARGDAFSYEALIGDRLPPLDYRAPAAQ